From the Oryzias melastigma strain HK-1 linkage group LG13, ASM292280v2, whole genome shotgun sequence genome, the window GTGCTTTTGCATCAGAAAATTCAAACGTAGCTATAGattttgttcattatttctcAGTCAGAAAAGGGGTTATTACTATTCATATAAACATTATGTAAGATACGTCTCCCAATTGTTAGAAACTgctgttaagttttttttttttccataaaggTTTTAGTTATACAGCTGAATTATTGTTtgaatcaaaacatttaatgcattcatttttatatttttactgtttttcccTCTGATGAAATCTGTTATGAAGCACAGACTCAGCATGGGTTTTTGTCTgacaataaaaattatttttaaaagaaaaaaatgacattttccatTGAACTTGGACTCAGACCTTAACAGTTGCTAGCCctagttttataaaaatgttccttcAAAATGCTTGGAAGAGGTTGTGGTGTGATGAACCTTCTGGGACCTTTGGTGATATTTTTGGAAGTGAGCACTTGTCAGTCGCTCAGTGTAGTCTGAGATGTTACACAGCTGCAGCCTCCTCACATGTATTAGTTCAAATGTTCAACCtactataaatataaatatttcttagTTGTAtaagtgtgtgtttatttattctacTTGGGGAAAACAGCACAAATTGATTATGTAAATGTGATGTTGCAACTTCAAACCATCTCAGTTAAATCtttcttcaagttttaaaactaaatatctgTGTAAAAGTTCTGAACCCATGCAGaataatttttgcttttgtactaacacttattaaaatgttaacaatttTACATCAAAATGCAAGGCAAAAGTatcaaaaaggaaatttaatatttattacaaaaatcttacaaacaaaaaatccactTGTACCTCTACCGCCACCTGTTGGTCATTACATACAGTTGACTGTCAGAGTTTTGTACAGAcaataaatgacttttaaagCCTTGATTCATGTGAAATTTAATACGATACAAAGGGATGTAAAGAGTCCATGCAGGTCTACATGATTCCCTGAGGTTGTCCCTTTCCTGCGATCTTCTTGGAGCACTCCAGCAAAGCATTGTGGATGTCTTTGGCGCAGGAGATCTGTGATTTGATCATGGTAAGATACTGGGCATAGGACATGGATTCTGTCTGCACCGTGTCAGGCTTGGTGGCAGTTGGGACCAGGTTGGGTGAATGTTTGGCGCTGTCAATGCTCTGAGAGAGGCACTCGTATGCCAGTCGCTGCATGAAACAGAGAAGaatgtcaggtttttttttttttttttttttttagcaaatcctgtttacatcaaataaaaaataacataaaattgtGTTACAGGGGACAATTTTAGTGTCTGGATGTTtacgttaaaaaaataaaacctaaaatgtgAAACATAGCTGGGTCTCTGATATTTTAGAAGTGCAAGCTCCAATCTCTTGAagatgctgaatgtttttgatAGATACGTGGCTGTTAAAGCTAAACTAGACtaacaaacatattttcaaatcaCAGGATCTCATATATGCTTCATTATCTACAATTATATTATTCCCTCTAATTCATTTCAATTTCGTTTTCCATATGAacagtttttgacaaattggcTGAATGTTTATTGTCAtgacatgaaaaaaagcctaagttgaTCCTATGTATGATGacaaaaaacaagtcaaagaaAATTTAACTCGAGTTTAGCAAATGTACACTCTGTattgtgaaattaaaaagtgtGATAGTGAAGAAACTCTTACCAAACACAGCTCCAGCTGATCACAAAGCGCATAAAACTCCTCTAAACTTTTGTCAAAACGCTGAACAGACGTGTCACtacttttacttgaaaaaaacaaacaaacaaacacaagacaCACATTAAAGGTGACCCATTTGCTATAATTAAACATAACATTGCTGCAGGCTCAAGTACCACAAATCAAGTACTCACATGCCATTGTCAATGGAAGTGTTGTAGCTCAAGTTCATAGATGCGATCTTCATTAGATTCTAAACATTAGAgatagagaaaaaataaataaataaatgtaaataccCTTACAATTTGCAGTCTGTAAATTAGCcggttgtttttaagtttagcattagcatctcgGTTTGTCCTAATTACCTGTAAACTCTCCTTAAGCTGTGGAATAAGCATCCTAAACTTATGAACTGGGTCGATATCTTGCTGTTGACTGAGCTGTTGCTGTTGTTGGATTGAAGCGGGTTGTTGTAAACCGGGCTGAGACATCGGCCCACCCGCttgctgttgttgctgctgttgaGACGCCATCTTTAACCCCAGTCTGTGCCGACAAAACATTTCCGGTGTTGtacctttcaaattaaaaccgAGGCTTGCCGGACCTTTTCAAATCGTTTTCATATAAAGAAACGACGTTTCTATTTCATATGATTAATCTTTAAGGGCATCTGTGGTTTTGTAtgcttatgtttttgtttattcaacaGTCCCAGCTCGGCACTTTAATCCATCTTCTTTAAATTAATATCAAAGTAGGATTTATTAACAAGGAACATAATTACCACATATACATTTTTACGaatgcatgtttttaatgattacCTTTTCTCTAAACAAATAAGTGTATTTCAGCGGCTCTTTACTGACAACAGAGGAGCCGCCGGGTAGGGAGGGCTGTGCTGTAGTTCTGGGGCAGAAACCCCGTAGTGCCGCACAACAGCGCCATTCGGTAACTGCAACTGTGTCCAAAATGGCTGGAGCTGATGGAGACGATTCTCTCTACCCTATTGCTGTTCTCATCGACGAATTGAGAAATGAGGACGTCCAGGTAGTACAAtgaaataattttctaaatgacaaatttaCTGCTGGCACATGGCATCGAAAATTTCGTAATCCGGGCGTTCGATCGATTGCTAGCTAGTTAGCAAATATGCTAGCTAACGTTCCCGGCTAAGGCCTGTCGGTCGCACCCTGCTCATTTAAATCTACTTTGTCATGACTTATAATGTCACGTTTTCAACTTCAACGACGTTTGATAGTAGAATTGGTTAATGAAACTTCGCATATTCGTAgttattcatttaatttgattagTTTTAACCCAATGAGGTTATTGGTGTAGCCGCTAGCTTACCATTGCCGAATGTCAAAATACTAGCTAGCTATTAGAATAACAGATTGAATTTGTGGTTTAATTTACATTCCAACGACGTTATATTCGTGTTTGTGTTTCCCCTActataaatgttaaattcaAATGCATTTCTGGCTTGACCTCAAccacatttttctcacaattatAAACACTTGAACGATTCGACTCGGGGAGGATGAAAAAACAGCTCAGCAGTAATTTCGACATCATAAAAGAATAAAGAGACCTTTTCTTTCTAACACttgttttgttaatgttttgttgttttcagctGCGTCTCAACAGCATCAAGAAGCTGTCCACTATTGCACTAGCTCTCGGTGTGGAGAGGACTCGCACAGAGCTCCTTCCTTTCCTCACAGGTAATGTCGTTGGAGTCCCACAGGAAATAATAATTGTATggtctggtttttttttttttaaatctactagttagctttaaatgtgtttaactttttttctaaataagcaTGTTCACTGTTTAACATACAAAAAATAACTacaataaactgtttatttgcaataagcctaaaaaaagaacaaccagCCCACTAAGTTTCTTCCATCTCCACAAATATTCCCACTTTTGAATCCCTGGTGGTGTGATAACAGAACACAAATATGTTCTGCTGCCTCATGACCGGCACATGGAACTAAAACTTGGACTATGCCCTGAATGAGAGCCTTTTATTTGATTCTTGTGAATATTTTTGGGACTAGCTGTACCTTTGCCAACCAATCTGATCATAAAATTGGTACTAATTctattttaagttgtttttagaactctaaactttaatttgtagaaatttaacttgaaaattatttaaaagtgtagTACTACAGGTCTTATCTATTGTGGAATTGTTCTTAAATTTTGTCTTAAAGGGAAAAATATCATGTGATTTTCAGACACTATctatgatgaagatgaagtgcTTTTGGCATTGGCTGAGCAGCTTGGCAATTTCACTATGCTGGTGGGGGGACCAGAGTATGTTCACTGCCTCTTGGTAAGTTTTGAAGTAGCTGAAATTTTTTCGTTAAAACGATGTTGATGTGGTCCAGAAATAAATCTTCTGCAATTGAATTTCCTCTTTGCATCCAGCCTCCTCTGGAGAGTCTTGCAACAGTGGAAGAAACGGTTGTCAGAGACAAAGCTGTGGAATCCCTGCGAAAGATCTCTCAGGAGCACTCTCCAGTTGACCTGGAGGTCCACTTTGAGCCTTTGGTGAAGCGGCTGGCCAGTGGTGACTGGTTCACCTCTCGCACTTCAGCTTGTGGCCTCTTCAGCGTGTGTTATCCCCGGGTATCCAGCACCGTCAAGGCTGAAATTCGTCAGTAAGTGGATTCTATtgcttttaaatgctttaaagaTCAAACTGGGTGTGTTggtttattactattattttttactacatttgttttaaacgtttttttttgtttttttaacttatggtgttttcctttttgttaggcattttcgCACCTTGTGTTCAGATGACACCCCAATGGTGCGTCGAGCTGCTGCATCTAAGTTGGGGGAGTTTGCCAAAGTCCTGGAGCCTGAATATGTAAAAAGTGACATCATTTCCCTCTTCACTGCTTTGGCTTCCGATGAGCAGGTATTATTGCTTCTCTTcctttgttacataaaccagcAGTTTAGCAATTTGGGCTGTGTGCATTTGACTGCTGCATCCTCTAGTTGCCACCAAACTGACTTCATGTACCATTTTTCTCAGGACTCTGTGCGGTTGCTCGCAGTGGAGGCTTGTGTAAGCATTGCTACTCTGCTGCCACAAGAGGACTTGGAGACATTGGTGATGCCAACCCTTCGCCAGGCTGCAGAAGACAAGTCTTGGAGAGTTCGCTACATGGTGGCTGACAAGTTCTCAGAGGTAGAGGAACAACCTTCTTGCCATCACCAAAGTGAATTAAGTGCTGgttttgtattcataaatacaataCAAGCTGTGGCTACTTCAGTCAAGCTCCAGTGGAGGAATTAGATGTGGGAGCCTCCTTTTAGAGGCACCACTATGATGCAGCAAGGTTTAATCCTGTCTGTATTGCTTCCTCCAGTGACCCTCTAAGATTATGGTCACATATCCAAAAATGCCACCACACGGGGATCTAAaggcaagtttttcagcaaattctgcAGGTGGCCACACAGGGGCATTTATAATCGAGAGGcagcagtcacatttttacttgCCACACGAGGGCCtctgaggttttaagaaaaagttaaaattttatggCGACTGGATGATTtctctctaaaagttgacatcatCCAGTGGCTCCCCAAGCACGTTTCTAGGTTGtgcggtggcagtccagtgacagacGGGGATTGGCGCCATGACAAAATCACCAGCCGGCAGCAGCTCTGGTTCTGCAATGTGTAAATGTTTCCGAACAGTGGCCGTCCATATCATATTCCGCCAGTAGCCCAGGCCATTCTGCACGCCTGATGGCTGCCTGACTGCTGCCATCGAcattcatgaagaaaaaaaagtcggACAGTAGTGGCACAGactcttgaagattctgccgatgcttTCCCACTGCGTGGTGGCATTTGTATTTGTGATTGTAACTAACTGGGGATCCATGTTGATAATCAGTAGGCCATGATTGGCTCTGACAGTAACACttttcatccacatttttagaaatagaAACAATATTACATCCATACTCTAGGTGGTGCTCACACTTCAACTTGAATATGTTTCACGGTTCAATTTTCCTGTAAACTATAGTGTTActttattgataaataaatattccagacaattttgtttgtgcttttgcTAATAGTACTCTGTTAAATATTATTATGACTACttatttaaggaaatgtttCTGTTCCACCATATTTACCTTGTTTATCTTCTGCTTTTTAATAATATAACTgaactctgacatttttttcctgtttcctccTTTTACAGCTCCAGAAAGCAGTTGGGTCTGAAATCACCAAAAACGACCTGGTCCCTGCCTTCCAGAATCTTCTTAAAGACTGTGAAGCTGAGGTCCGTGCTGCTGCGGCCAACAAAGTCAAAGGTATGGGGGACTTGACAAATGAAGAATTCTGCTTAACTTCCTTTCCTGTCTGTTTCCGAGTTGTGATCGATATTTTCTTTGTGGTAGAATTCTGCGAGAACCTCCCAGAGGACAACCGTGAGCAAATCATCATGACTCACATTCTGCCCTGTGTcaaggtaaaaaatatatttgactgTTACGTTATGAAACTGTTCCCACGTCTTATTTTCCActtacattttattctgaactGCTTTAGCATATATTCTTGAGTCTAAAACCAGGTTATTTCTAATTAAAGTCTTTCTCAAAACCTTCATGTTGACGTGGGCTATTGTCTCtaatatttggatttttacaAGCAATACCAATATTGGTCAAAGTAATGTACTGTATTTGGTTTAAAATCTCTACCGAAAAGATTATTTTGTAGTGTTTCatttaatactaaaatatttaatttaaaatcaatgtaaatatttattttctagaaGACATGTACCAAGCTAATTTATACTTTCTATTAAtctaaaatgtagatttattttgttttagctttatatattgttttcattttctgaataatatttgtttcaaagttcattttctgtataatatttgttgtttttccctttgaactaattttttttaaaacaatttcataGTTTATTTGGTGTGCGATCCCATAGCTCATCATAATGTAATGTTACTTGGAATAATTGTAAAGCAAAGTTTCCCATTGGAACAGcagtttcttctctttcttgTCTTCTATTTACGTAGGATCCATTggcttaaataaaattaaatttgtcCACTTGCAAATGTGAACTGACCCTTGGAGttagtgctgggcaatatgacCATACATATTGTGAgggtgatagaaaagtgtctatcgtgccatttctcttctatcatttctatttgtttatttttattgctaaacttttgtgcaaaaatgtgttttcttactAAAAATGTTCCTAATTTTTAGCTATTCAGTcacatgttacttgaaaaaatactCAGAGAAAAGTatgtaatgacatttttatttaaaaaaaatgcagactataatatactttattgtggtatactatgatatatatatatatatatatatatatatatatatatatacacctatcatgatatacaatttttttccatattgcccagcactgCTTGGTGTCACAAATATCTAAACTATTTTTTGGATTCCCTTTAAAGACGAGACACAACTTCATATGTCTTTTGGTTCAATCTGAACACCAGGTGGCACTGTTGCATTAGGGAATGAATAACCTGTATTATAATGGTTATTTCAAATTCCTAGTTCATTaccagtttttgtttgttttttggtctgACTAAATGTGCTTTTAAGCAGTGTTAAGAGGGTATCGTCTTTGATCTTAAATTCCtcgatattttgtttttttaaaaaccactgaaCCGAGTCAGAAAGATATGCTCTACTTATCCTGTCAACAAACAAGGAGAGCCTCAAAGCTGTGTGTGTAAAAACAACTCCACAGTcttggtaaaacaaaaaacatgacaacTGTGGAAAATATTGCTCATGTTTACAAGTTCCACCGTAGTTAGTGTGATCATGTAGAATTTAAGCATAcggactttaaatatttatttaactaacttttatttattcaggtaaaatgtatttatggatAAAAATTGTATATCATTTGGCCATTCTTTAGTCAATATCTGCAGAACAGAGGAATGTTCTGCCATACTGGCATACTGGCTATTCTTCAGTTTCCCTTTCAGAAGTTAAACTGAATAATCTTTTAGGTGCACATGTTCACAGTTTGCGTCCCAGTGCTCCTTTTGTTGTTGCAGCTTCTGTCAAAGCACAGCTTGACCATGACCAGATAGCAtgtggcttttttgttttgctgttggCTTCCAACTAACCAAGGCGACCTCCAAGGTCTCTTAGTGTCCTGGCCTGTCACACTTCTGGAGGCTTTCTCAGTGCACAATACACTTTTAGTCTAGTTATGCAATCattatttgaacttttgtgacttgttttttctgtgtacaattagaaatgtatttatgacTCCTTAACAATTTGGGCCCAATACtgctttacagtttttaaaaaaacctaaacaaagtGGAGATGAGACCAAAGACAAGCCCATTTCAAATatgtttcactttaaattaaatcctaaataatgtcatgaacattttttttttgttttttacagaactTAAAAGTAGGGCTGGCTATCCCTGCCAAAATGGATAATTAATTTGAGTCTAATTCTCTggttagattttattttaaatatcccatttatgatttttttttttggttgtgaaCACTTGTACCATCACTACTGGGGTCTAATGTGGTCTGATCAGAAGGTCGCAGGTTCGGATCCTGCCTCGGATGTCCATGTGTCAGTGCCCACTCAATCCCACATTGTTGCTGGTGGTCTGGTCAGCACCAAACTCAGTCCTACTTTTAAGGTTAAACTGTGTTGTTGAAATGACAATTAACTTTTCACATGAAACTCAGAAGAGCATAAGAATGTTGTATGACCTGACTGGGTTACCGTCAATTATTAGGAATGCAGTGCCTACAGAGAAGGCTCAAATAGACaataaattgcaataaatgtGCAGAATGGTCTGGGTTTtagttttggtttgtgtttttctgctgtctGGATTATATGTGTGACTTCAGTCTTTCCTTTTGTGGTTGAGTTACAACATTTTGAAGCCTGGattatttggttttttttttcattcaaacttaaaaattacTTGAATATACACggtttataataattattaccACTACCATCACTTACTGTTGTCTATTTCCTTTTTCTACctaaaacttgtttattttgatgCTACAATGGCATATTGGTTAATATCTTAATTTTATGGGCTAactcatgtgtgtttttcccTTCTGTTTTATGTGTCCCGTCTCTGTCCAGGAACTTGTCTCAGACACCAACCAGCATGTGAAGTCCGCTCTGGCCTCGGTCATAATGGGCCTTTCCACCATACTGGGCAAGGACAACACAATTGAGCACTTGCTGCCTCTCTTCCTGGCTCAGCTTAAAGATGAGGTAAAGGAAATGCAACCCAAACATAAAGCATTACAGTCTATTTCAAACTGGCTTTTAGTATCGACAACACAGGTTTACGTTTGACataatttattagaaataccTCATTTGGAAGCATTAGGTATTAGTCGTATTCCTTTGGTGTGTGAAGCAAAACACTTGATCATAGCCCACAAATGTATCTGAATGAAGAGGAGCAGGGTCTGCTCTGTAGGTAGTGAAACTagattaaaatttgaaaaatattaaatctggtttttagaggattttatttatattttcttcacTAAGAAAGAATTGAATATTTTGCATTGGCTTTATCTGTTGCTGTGTGGAACGCGTGACTAAAGTCTTGGCCCACACGCCAGCTGAGAATGTCAGTGTGTAGTCCTGACTTGCTCCGCATTAATCTTCTAAATTAAATTACTGTCCTATTTCCTTGCTCTTAAAACTTCTCAaactagcatttttttgttttgtttttatggacaTCCAGGCCACAATATCGACATTTAAAGATGAGTTTTTCATCAAGAGATTCCTTTACAGACCTTTAGACGAATTGTTTTtccttaacttcttttttctttgttg encodes:
- the med29 gene encoding mediator of RNA polymerase II transcription subunit 29 isoform X1, which gives rise to MASQQQQQQQAGGPMSQPGLQQPASIQQQQQLSQQQDIDPVHKFRMLIPQLKESLQNLMKIASMNLSYNTSIDNGIKSSDTSVQRFDKSLEEFYALCDQLELCLRLAYECLSQSIDSAKHSPNLVPTATKPDTVQTESMSYAQYLTMIKSQISCAKDIHNALLECSKKIAGKGQPQGIM
- the med29 gene encoding mediator of RNA polymerase II transcription subunit 29 isoform X2 yields the protein MASQQQQQQQAGGPMSQPGLQQPASIQQQQQLSQQQDIDPVHKFRMLIPQLKESLQNLMKIASMNLSYNTSIDNGISDTSVQRFDKSLEEFYALCDQLELCLRLAYECLSQSIDSAKHSPNLVPTATKPDTVQTESMSYAQYLTMIKSQISCAKDIHNALLECSKKIAGKGQPQGIM
- the ppp2r1bb gene encoding serine/threonine-protein phosphatase 2A 65 kDa regulatory subunit A beta isoform; translated protein: MAGADGDDSLYPIAVLIDELRNEDVQLRLNSIKKLSTIALALGVERTRTELLPFLTDTIYDEDEVLLALAEQLGNFTMLVGGPEYVHCLLPPLESLATVEETVVRDKAVESLRKISQEHSPVDLEVHFEPLVKRLASGDWFTSRTSACGLFSVCYPRVSSTVKAEIRQHFRTLCSDDTPMVRRAAASKLGEFAKVLEPEYVKSDIISLFTALASDEQDSVRLLAVEACVSIATLLPQEDLETLVMPTLRQAAEDKSWRVRYMVADKFSELQKAVGSEITKNDLVPAFQNLLKDCEAEVRAAAANKVKEFCENLPEDNREQIIMTHILPCVKELVSDTNQHVKSALASVIMGLSTILGKDNTIEHLLPLFLAQLKDECPEVRLNIISNLDCVNEVIGIRQLSQSLLPAIVELAEDAKWRVRLAIIEYMPLLAGQLGVEFFDEKLNTLCMAWLIDHVYAIREAATCNLMKLVEKFGAEWAQNTIVPKVLGMANDPNYLHRMTTLFCINALSEACGQEITTKQMLPVVLKMSNDQVANVRFNVAKSLQKIGPVLDSNALQTEVKPVLEKLATDSDMDVKYFAQEAISVLALA